A window of the Gossypium hirsutum isolate 1008001.06 chromosome A03, Gossypium_hirsutum_v2.1, whole genome shotgun sequence genome harbors these coding sequences:
- the LOC107887357 gene encoding UDP-glucose 6-dehydrogenase 5-like: protein MVKICCIGAGYVGGPTMAVIALKCPEIQVAVVDISVPRISAWNSDTLPIYEPGLDEVVKKCRGKNLLFSSDVEKYVSEADIVFVSVNTPTKTQGLGAGKAADLTYWESAARMIADVSKSNKIVVEKSTVPVKTAEAIEKILTHNSKGINFQILSNPEFLAEGTAIQDLFEPDRVLIGGRETPEGQKAIKALRDVYAHWVPVDRIICTNLWSAELLKLAANAFLAQRISSVNAMSALCEATGADVSQVSHAVGKDTRIGPKFLNASVGFGGSCFQKDILNLVYICECNGLPEVANYWKQVIKVNDYQKTRLVNRIVSSMFNTVSGKKIAILGFAFKKDTGDTRETPAIDVCKGLLGDKAMLSIYDPQVSEEQIQRDLSMNKFDWDHPVHLQPTSPSSMKQVSVVWDAYAATKDAHGICILTEWDEFKTLDYQKIYDNMQKPAFVFDGRNIVDVAKLREIGFIVYSIGKPLDEWLKDMPAVA, encoded by the coding sequence ATGGTGAAGATCTGTTGCATCGGAGCCGGGTATGTTGGTGGGCCAACAATGGCTGTCATTGCACTAAAATGCCCAGAAATTCAAGTAGCTGTTGTGGATATTTCAGTGCCAAGAATTAGTGCCTGGAATAGTGATACTCTCCCCATATACGAGCCAGGGCTCGACGAGGTGGTGAAGAAATGCAGAGGAAAGAACCTTTTGTTTAGCAGTGATGTGGAGAAGTATGTTTCTGAGGCTGATATAGTGTTTGTTTCGGTTAACACACCCACCAAAACTCAAGGCCTTGGTGCTGGGAAAGCGGCTGATCTCACCTACTGGGAGAGTGCGGCTCGTATGATTGCCGATGTATCCAAATCCAACAAGATTGTGGTTGAGAAGTCGACCGTCCCTGTTAAAACTGCCGAGGCAATTGAGAAAATTTTGACACACAACAGCAAAGGCATCAACTTTCAGATTCTCTCCAACCCTGAATTCCTTGCTGAGGGAACTGCAATCCAGGACCTATTTGAACCTGACCGTGTTCTCATAGGAGGAAGAGAGACCCCAGAAGGTCAAAAGGCTATTAAGGCATTGAGGGATGTTTATGCTCACTGGGTTCCGGTGGACCGTATCATATGCACCAACCTCTGGTCTGCTGAGCTATTGAAGCTCGCTGCCAATGCCTTCTTGGCACAGAGAATCTCTTCTGTTAATGCTATGTCGGCATTGTGTGAGGCCACTGGTGCTGATGTGAGCCAAGTTTCTCATGCTGTCGGAAAGGATACGAGAATAGGACCCAAGTTCTTGAATGCTAGTGTTGGTTTTGGTGGATCATGTTTCCAAAAGGATATTCTCAACTTGGTTTATATCTGTGAGTGCAATGGGCTCCCAGAGGTAGCAAATTACTGGAAACAAGTGATAAAGGTGAACGATTACCAGAAAACTCGCCTTGTGAACCGGATTGTGTCCTCAATGTTCAACACAGTTTCAGGGAAGAAGATTGCCATTCTTGGCTTTGCTTTCAAGAAGGACACTGGTGACACTAGGGAGACCCCGGCGATAGATGTGTGCAAAGGACTGTTGGGTGACAAGGCTATGCTGAGCATATACGACCCTCAAGTCAGCGAAGAGCAGATTCAGAGGGATCTTTCGATGAACAAGTTCGATTGGGACCATCCAGTTCATCTTCAACCGACGAGCCCGAGTTCCATGAAGCAAGTTAGCGTTGTTTGGGATGCCTATGCGGCAACAAAGGATGCTCATGGAATTTGCATTCTGACAGAGTGGGATGAGTTTAAAACCCTGGATTACCAGAAGATTTATGATAACATGCAGAAGCCTGCATTCGTCTTCGATGGCCGGAACATCGTGGATGTAGCTAAGCTGAGGGAAATCGGGTTTATTGTCTACTCCATTGGAAAGCCATTGGATGAATGGCTAAAGGACATGCCAGCGGTGGCATAA